TTACCCCAACAGCATCAAAGACTTGGCCCAGGCAGCTATTTATTATGTAGGTTTGTACACACAAAAGACTAATTCCCAAACCTTGATCACAATCACAGAGAAGAGAGGCTTTTCAGAGAAACACAACAATGGTGAACAACAAAGCAATTCTCCCTCTTATCTTCTCTGCTGTAGTCTTTTTTTTAATCTTCAATTCTCATGAATGTCAAGCTGAAGAATCCGTTACCATCGTCGGTTCAGAACCTCAGCAGTTTCGATCATTCCAGATTCAAAGTGTTAATAATAACCCTAATCAAGTAATTTCAACAACAGCAGAAGCCAATGCTTGTTCGTATACTGTAGCAATCAAAACTAGTTGCTCCTCCACAAGTTTCACTAGAGACCAGATCAGTCTTGCTTTTGGTGACGCTTACGGAAACCAGGTTCGTTTCTGAACTCTTCAAAATCTATTCCCTTCGTTTTCTAgggttttaagaaaaaaaaaaaaatatcaaatttcaacaaatatttttttgtttttgtttgtttttgaagcAAAATTAACAATTGAGtatattttaatttgattttgatttatttgCGATTTTGTTGAATTAGGTTTATGCACCAAGACTAGATGATCCATCTTCAAGGGCCTTCGAGAGATGTTCAACTGATACATATCACTTATCTGGACCATGTACCTATAGAATCTGTCACCTGTATCTATACAGGGTAGGATCTGATGGCTGGAAACCAGAGAATGTGAAGATCTACGCTCCTGGCTCAAGGATTTCTACATTTAACTTCAACGTTTTTGTTCCTTACGGAGTTTGGTATGGTTTCAATTTCTGTAATAATAACGGTGATGGAATCACCGCTGCTATGTAATGGAAGTAGTAAAAGTGTAAAACACTAAATTTATTTCGGGACTTATTTGATTACCAGTACTTTCCTCGTTGCCAGACTTGTAAATTGGATTCTAGATTACTGCAATTCGAAAAATATTTTCCATAAAGAGGACATTCCGGCCAGCGTTCTAATACACCAAATAGTTACTACAAATAAGCTGAGCAATAACACATTGTTCCGGTTCCATATCATGGACTCATGAAGAAAGAAACATAATACACTGACGGCCTATGTAGGGCATGCCCGATTATCTTTACATCATGAAGGAAGAAACAGAACAGTGAATTAGTAAATCTATTTCTTTGCCAACAGCTTCTTAGGCAGTTTATCTACGGGTGTGGTCTTGAGTAGGAAAAGCCTAGAAGCGCGTTCTTGTAAGGCACCCCCACATTTCAGTCCATGTGCTTGTAATTCTGCTTTTAACCTCTCCATACCAAGAACCTGTATatcaaaccaaaaacaaaatacatCACAATGAGAAACAGAAACAGAAACAAATTGAAGGTTTCACTAAATTTTTATAAATACCTAAAGCGAACGATCAAAGACCCTAGACTTTGAAGAACAGCAAGCATATAAATTTCCTAACTTAAAAAGAAAATGTTCATACAACAAATTTTGGTCGATATCACTTATGTGAACATACAAGTGGCTTAACAGGCAAAACAATCCTATCCTAAAATTTGCTTTAGAAGTAGATGGTGTTAGAAGATAAATTTTTACAATAATTACTCAAGTTAGGTTTGcatatgaaaagaaaaaaagggttCACAGTAATCTAATAAGCCGGATTTTCAAAAGAACTGCTCTGTGTCAGATCAATTTATTTTGAATTCTGAAGTTTAATATAACAGACACGATGGCTAGTTACAAAAATGAAAATACGAATGAATAATCACATTAGGGGATAAAAGGGTTATAGATAATCAGATATGACGGAACTAAGTCCCATACCAAGAGTGATACTGCAATAAACAAAGATATGCCACCAGTATGTTGCACAAACCATTTCCTCTTTTAGCTCAAATTCATAAACGTACTCTTATCTATAGATCTGTAGGAATAGAGACTACAGGGGGCAATACCACAGTCAATTTCCCAACTATGTCAATCTCTTGTCCATACAATCAGATTTGACAAATACATTACAAATAATAAGGCCTACTTCCCATGCCAAACTGAACCACAAGACAGATTACGTGGAGACTGATGCCAGGTCATATGGGAGCAATAATAAtcctaaagaatttatggcatgCTTTCAACTAGTTTTCGTTAGCTAGCTTAGTAAAAGAAGCTCTTATTATCCTTCTCTCCACTTCACCAAGTTTCCCTACTCTCTGATCTCTTCGGCGATCCCTTAGGCTTACTCTAATGGACGCCCAAGATCCAACATTCAACGCAAAAAGCGTTGCCTTTTCCCCTGATTCCACTGAGCGTCCAATGGTTTCGTTGGGTGTGATATGGAATCAACACAGGGACGCCAAATGGTTCGGATGTTGAATGTTGGACGTCCATTAGAGTAAGCCTCAAGAGTGGTTACTCTTTGTCTAGGTGTCCATTAGCAAGTTCATGAAGTCCAGCTCAAGAGACAATATATATCGCTAACTTATCGAATGAAAactatttgttgtattttctataaaaacaaatgaaaaatgaGATCAATATGGGATAGTGATTCGTGAATATACCTCCATGTCTGCAGCACAGTTAAAGTCATCGAAATTCAATGGCTTTTCCAAATCAGAGTTCTTCTCACTCGCAACGGCTGCTTCCTCAACAGAACCGTTCACTTCAGCAACAACAGAGTTTCCTGCTGACTCATTCCTAATCTCCAAGTTCGAAACGTTGGCACTCTGATCAACTGTCTGAATATCACTTTCAGATTCAGTTCCAACAGACACATTTCCTTCGACATGAACAATCTCAGCTTCAGGATCAATATCCTCGCGGCCTCCTAACTCTGGACCCATAAGCCCATcaatttcatcactgtttccagATCCTTGCCCCACTTCAAAACATCCCCTGTTATTCTCTGTGGAACCTCCAGGAGAAGATAATTCACCGCCAGAATTCTCCACTGAACCAGAACCGGAACTACCTTCACCATCATTTAACTTACCTTCATGACTTCCATCATCAAGAACCTCAGATTTTTCATCACCTTCGTCATCACTGCTATCTGagtcttcctcatcttcttccaccGACCTACAAAATCAACAAATGTTCCATCAAATCCTAAAGGCTAGACAATTTCAACAAGAACACCACCTCCAATTTCAGTGGCGGTGATGGTATTGGGTAGTACGGTGATGGTACTGGGTAGTGGTTGGTGGATATTTAGGTCTGCATAGACCACCACCCACCACCTAGTATCAGTTGCATTCACAATCTACAGACAATCAATCAAATTTCTATCAAACAAAGAAACAAACACATTTCAAGCAAACCCTAAAGAAATACATACCATAACTTCAAACGCTTTTCTGAATTCCCAGTAGTGGGAATGCTCTTCCTTTTAGCCTCTCCTAAATTTTTAAACGCATCCCTGACAGCATTTTCAACACCTTCCATACATTTCTCCGAATCCTGTCTATACTTCTCAATATATTTGTCATCTCCTTTATTCCCAGTTTTCTTCAActctttccctttctttttcaaaaaatccTCAGCAACTTTCTCCAatttcctctcttcttcttcagCTTTCCATTCCTCTAACTTCTTCTCGGCATTAACATGCCTTAATCTTCTTCCACTCATATCTCTACAAGCATCAAAATTATCAGTTTTCTTCTGCCCAGCTTTTGTTCCTGCACCACGTAACAGTGAACCAAACCCTCCTTTACCACCAAGAAGGCGACCAAGTAGATTGATTGTGAAAAAGGTACTGCCATCTTTATCAGGTATTTTGATTAGGGTTTCATCATGAATTTGTTTAGTACCTGTGACCAATCTCTGTTGATTGTGGGGGATATTGGTTATTTTCTGAAGATGGGTTTTTATTGTTTCACCTGATATCGTTGGGGTTGTGAATTTTAAGGTTGCTGTTTTGCCATCTAAGAGCTTTACCAATACGTTGTAAACCTCCATTGATTCAACTGGAGAAAGAAAATTTCTTCTTTTTTGGGGATCGGATTAGTTTATATCTAGATGGAGAAATTTTAGATTACGTCCTCCTATTACAAATTACTACAGTTTAGTCCTTATTAAATAGGGTCTCTTACTAGTTAGCCCTCGTTTTAGGTCCACCTGACCTGACTAGAGCAGCAAATGGGGTAGTTTTTGGGCGGGCTAAGGACCAAAACCTCCTTTTTTTGGCCATTCCGCTTCACTAGAAAGCTGTTATATTAGGGACGAAGCCAGCCAAGTGCAAGGGTTGTTCACTTGCATCCCTTGTCGAGCTGCCTCTAAAGCCGATTTTTAGCATAATTAGAGAAAAAattatgtatgtaaatttatttttgtttcttttgtacccATAGCAAATTTTTGCGTTTTCATCCCATAATTCATTCTTTTCTCCCCTATATTTCGTTTGTGCTTCTGACTCCAACAGAAAGGCATGTTATGTAAGACAAGATAGGATCACTCATTGGCACATATCCAATTCATTTTTATAATGACTAAATTGTCATTATTGTTTAATGTAAAAGACGATTAATAAAAGTGTCCATGAAAAAAGTTAGGGTTATCTTTCTTCGTtggcagaataaaaaaaaatccattttttACTCTGAATGACAAGATGGATTCCAGACTGATTAGGTGGAGATCTATCGATATGTCAAATGCAGCCAGATCAGTCATGGTTAGGAGTGTCACCAATGCAACTCTAATGCACCATATGATCAGCTTCAAACTGTCATACTCAACCATATCTATGATGAACTCAACTCAGCAAGCATTTTGGAGAAACAATAAATCTAATAAACACAAGCACTTCATCACAAGGAAAGTTGTTAACAAATCCAAAAAAGAGGGAGGTTTGGATTTTAGATACCTTCACATTTTCGACTGGGCATTGCTTGCAAAATCCTTATGAAAACTTTGCTGAGTTGGTTCTTCTGAATTTGCTAAGTCCCTAAATTCCACGTACTTTCCTGATGGTCAAGTTTCTAACCTCATTAAGAAAGGAAACTCTACATGGTCCTGGAGGAGTATAAGCTCAGGCATAAATTTCATGCAAAAGTACAGATGTTAGTCTATAGGGAATGAAAACAATGTGTTAGCACAAGTGAATTCCAGAAAACAAGGTTTCATTAATCATCATCAGTACATGTATGTCCATCAACTCTTCTCACCTAGCTATGGTAGTTGGAATATCGGTATCCTATTTAATCTGTTTGCAGCTACTGCGGCTAGATGTATTCTCAACATCTCAATTCATCAGAATTTTGAAGACACACTAATATGGACTCTAGAAAAGAATGGTATTTCACTATGAAGTCTTCATATAGGAAATGTTTGAGAAATTACACATAACAGCTCGGTGAGCCAAATAATCCAGAGGATATACAAAAAACAGTGAAAACTTCATACTCTTCCAAGAATTAATCATTTTTTGTGGAAATGCATCAAAAATATACTTCGAACAAGAGATAAGCTAGCATCAGTGATTCCAAATATGTATATAAGCTTTCCTTTTTGTTCTCAATCATCAGAATCTTCATGTCACATCATTATGAGTTGGATTGTATCAAAATTTATTTGGTTCCCTGTTTGGGTCTACAACTAGATTACAATCT
This portion of the Papaver somniferum cultivar HN1 chromosome 11, ASM357369v1, whole genome shotgun sequence genome encodes:
- the LOC113321968 gene encoding embryo-specific protein ATS3A-like, which produces MVNNKAILPLIFSAVVFFLIFNSHECQAEESVTIVGSEPQQFRSFQIQSVNNNPNQVISTTAEANACSYTVAIKTSCSSTSFTRDQISLAFGDAYGNQVYAPRLDDPSSRAFERCSTDTYHLSGPCTYRICHLYLYRVGSDGWKPENVKIYAPGSRISTFNFNVFVPYGVWYGFNFCNNNGDGITAAM
- the LOC113321967 gene encoding replication stress response regulator SDE2-like, whose amino-acid sequence is MEVYNVLVKLLDGKTATLKFTTPTISGETIKTHLQKITNIPHNQQRLVTGTKQIHDETLIKIPDKDGSTFFTINLLGRLLGGKGGFGSLLRGAGTKAGQKKTDNFDACRDMSGRRLRHVNAEKKLEEWKAEEEERKLEKVAEDFLKKKGKELKKTGNKGDDKYIEKYRQDSEKCMEGVENAVRDAFKNLGEAKRKSIPTTGNSEKRLKLWSVEEDEEDSDSSDDEGDEKSEVLDDGSHEGKLNDGEGSSGSGSVENSGGELSSPGGSTENNRGCFEVGQGSGNSDEIDGLMGPELGGREDIDPEAEIVHVEGNVSVGTESESDIQTVDQSANVSNLEIRNESAGNSVVAEVNGSVEEAAVASEKNSDLEKPLNFDDFNCAADMEVLGMERLKAELQAHGLKCGGALQERASRLFLLKTTPVDKLPKKLLAKK